A DNA window from Branchiostoma lanceolatum isolate klBraLanc5 chromosome 17, klBraLanc5.hap2, whole genome shotgun sequence contains the following coding sequences:
- the LOC136423384 gene encoding 3-oxoacyl-[acyl-carrier-protein] reductase FabG-like, which yields MSHSKTALVTGGTRGIGYGIAELEELAAAGYDLVLGYQQNQERAQDARAHLQGTYKVRVFLVGGTTEEEATVDAYFSCIDENFGGKLNALVHNAGAYWGGRSPSKPDANGSWFQGWEAYEYYQGMYPKCFIRLVEKAVTRMEDERGYIVAVSSPGCNNSSSPYLSYVSPGISKASVEYLVRHYAKQLAPRRITCNVIIPGFTKTEAWGPVVEDMGADQVEGMVNSLGMKRWGSPREVGGVVAFLCSEKAAFVTGIALPIDGGLHLK from the coding sequence TCGAGGAGCTCGCCGCAGCCGGGTACGATCTAGTTCTAGGCTACCAACAGAACCAAGAACGTGCCCAAGACGCCAGGGCACACCTACAGGGAACGTACAAGGTACGTGTGTTCCTGGTCGGAGGCACAACAGAAGAAGAAGCCACGGTGGACGCTTACTTCTCCTGTATCGACGAGAACTTCGGCGGCAAGCTGAATGCGCTCGTTCATAACGCCGGTGCGTACTGGGGAGGCCGTTCCCCAAGCAAGCCCGACGCCAACGGCAGCTGGTTCCAGGGCTGGGAGGCGTACGAATACTACCAGGGCATGTACCCGAAATGTTTCATCAGGCTTGTAGAAAAGGCGGTCACCCGTATGGAGGACGAGCGAGGGTACATCGTCGCCGTGTCCTCTCCTGGATGTAACAATTCTTCCAGCCCCTACCTCAGCTACGTCAGCCCAGGCATATCTAAAGCAAGCGTGGAGTACCTGGTTCGGCACTACGCTAAGCAGCTGGCGCCCAGGCGGATCACTTGTAACGTCATCATTCCTGGGTTCACTAAAACCGAGGCCTGGGGGCCAGTTGTCGAAGATATGGGTGCAGATCAAGTCGAGGGTATGGTAAATTCCCTCGGCATGAAGCGTTGGGGATCCCCGCGTGAAGTCGGCGGCGTGGTGGCGTTCTTGTGCTCGGAAAAGGCGGCCTTCGTCACAGGCATAGCTCTACCCATCGACGGCGGGTTACACCTCAAGTGA